From a single Calothrix sp. NIES-2098 genomic region:
- a CDS encoding putative efflux transporter, RND family, MFP subunit protein, whose amino-acid sequence MFNDQSSVKLEPTHTDITAEPAPELQPKKPKRLPTIALITALALLAVGIAFGGVAWFWLFRHASESTEATTANLQPLEVETTTAAQESIAGDSSLTGTIESVETVTTTSRIQGQIKSLPVAEGDRVKAGQVLAIIDVKDIQAQGNQALAAIAQAQAGVTVAAAAQTQAMASKTQAEAQLNQAEAGQQQAEAQLQEAEAQLADAQLNQRRMAMLQKDGAVSQSQLDQANTQVALIQARIKQAKAGIDQAKRGIDRAKAGVQQASSQVQQAQGGVEQARSQVQQAKAGQQQTLANLNYGTVTAPFAGVITKKHTEVGAIAGTGQPIVTLESTNRLRLSVAVPESLITLVRLGDEVTVQLDTVNRSVTGHVRQMVPSANLNSRSFTVKVALDNSYKLMPGMFGRLELPRETRTVMMIPQNAVFKRGQLEGVYVIAANDIAQLRWVKTGKVQDKKVEIVSGLEAGDRIITSNVDELRDGQQVVANK is encoded by the coding sequence ATGTTTAACGATCAATCGTCCGTCAAATTGGAACCAACTCATACAGACATTACCGCAGAACCAGCCCCAGAACTACAACCCAAAAAACCCAAGCGGCTGCCAACGATCGCCTTGATTACTGCGTTAGCTTTGCTCGCCGTAGGCATCGCATTTGGGGGCGTGGCTTGGTTCTGGTTATTTCGTCATGCTTCCGAATCTACGGAAGCGACAACCGCTAATCTCCAACCTCTAGAGGTGGAAACTACAACGGCTGCTCAAGAATCTATAGCTGGTGACAGCAGCCTGACTGGTACTATCGAATCTGTAGAGACTGTCACCACTACCAGCCGGATTCAAGGACAAATTAAAAGTCTTCCAGTAGCAGAAGGCGACAGAGTCAAAGCTGGTCAAGTGCTGGCTATTATCGATGTTAAAGATATCCAAGCCCAAGGGAATCAAGCATTAGCAGCCATCGCCCAAGCACAAGCTGGTGTCACAGTGGCGGCGGCGGCGCAAACGCAAGCAATGGCTAGTAAAACCCAGGCAGAAGCACAGTTAAATCAAGCCGAGGCGGGACAACAACAAGCCGAAGCCCAACTACAAGAAGCAGAAGCACAATTAGCTGATGCCCAATTAAATCAACGCCGTATGGCAATGCTGCAAAAAGATGGTGCAGTTAGTCAGTCACAGTTGGATCAGGCGAATACACAAGTTGCATTAATTCAAGCGCGAATTAAACAAGCCAAGGCGGGTATCGATCAAGCTAAACGGGGAATTGATCGCGCCAAAGCTGGCGTACAACAAGCCAGTTCCCAAGTTCAACAAGCCCAAGGCGGAGTAGAACAAGCACGTTCCCAAGTCCAACAAGCCAAAGCTGGACAACAGCAAACCCTCGCTAATTTAAACTATGGCACTGTCACCGCACCCTTCGCAGGCGTGATTACCAAAAAACATACAGAAGTTGGTGCGATCGCGGGGACAGGACAACCTATAGTGACATTAGAAAGCACCAATCGACTACGTTTAAGTGTCGCAGTCCCAGAATCCTTAATTACCCTAGTCAGGCTAGGAGACGAAGTGACAGTACAGCTAGATACTGTGAACCGTTCCGTTACTGGTCACGTGCGGCAAATGGTACCTTCTGCTAACTTAAATTCCCGTAGTTTTACGGTAAAAGTAGCTTTAGATAATTCCTATAAATTAATGCCAGGAATGTTTGGCCGCTTAGAACTACCGCGAGAAACTCGCACAGTCATGATGATTCCGCAAAATGCTGTGTTTAAGCGTGGTCAATTAGAAGGAGTATATGTAATTGCGGCTAATGATATTGCTCAATTACGCTGGGTAAAAACCGGGAAAGTGCAAGATAAAAAAGTAGAAATTGTCTCCGGGTTAGAAGCAGGCGATCGCATTATTACTAGCAATGTTGATGAACTGCGTGATGGACAGCAGGTTGTTGCTAATAAATAA
- a CDS encoding rhodanese domain protein, producing MYFILSASVHKTAARKLLPIQNPKSKIPMKRTLKENEQNQTQPFSLGARQLRSRQAQFTIIDARSWMEYVLGHIPGARYLSQSSILKEIPKDQLIVVTCLSGHRSLSTANWLIEQGYSKVYNLQGGIMTWQQLGYPLQRGNNP from the coding sequence ATGTATTTTATTCTCTCTGCGTCTGTGCATAAAACAGCTGCAAGAAAATTACTTCCAATCCAAAATCCAAAATCCAAAATTCCAATGAAACGTACTCTCAAAGAAAACGAACAAAATCAAACTCAACCTTTCAGCTTAGGTGCTAGACAACTGCGATCGCGACAAGCACAATTCACAATCATTGATGCGCGCAGTTGGATGGAGTACGTTCTTGGGCATATTCCCGGAGCACGTTACCTCAGTCAAAGCAGTATCCTAAAGGAAATTCCTAAAGACCAACTAATAGTAGTCACTTGCCTGTCAGGACACCGCAGTTTATCAACCGCAAATTGGTTAATAGAGCAAGGCTACAGTAAGGTTTACAACTTACAAGGCGGCATCATGACATGGCAACAGTTAGGCTATCCTCTGCAACGAGGAAACAATCCCTAG
- a CDS encoding ArsR family transcriptional regulator produces MEIALNPNELELLARRFKVLAEPTRLQILGALCNQEQTVQEICDRTGLKQGNVSRHLQLMKDAGVLTCRREGSWRYYRVIDTELLAMCKQVFRNVMR; encoded by the coding sequence ATGGAAATTGCACTCAACCCGAATGAATTAGAACTACTAGCACGCCGCTTTAAAGTTCTTGCAGAACCCACAAGATTGCAGATTTTAGGGGCGTTATGTAATCAAGAGCAAACCGTACAGGAAATATGCGATCGCACTGGTCTTAAACAAGGAAACGTCTCTAGACACTTACAACTGATGAAAGATGCAGGAGTGTTAACTTGTCGCCGCGAGGGTTCATGGCGCTACTACCGTGTGATCGATACCGAACTTTTAGCCATGTGCAAACAAGTTTTCCGCAACGTTATGAGGTGA
- a CDS encoding sulfide-quinone reductase: MARIVVIGAGIGGLPITYELRRLLPKEHQITLISNTPKFTFIPSLPWVGLNLKELESIQLDVENLLVNRGIDWILGGVSQIQPELQQIVVDDTVISYDYVVIATGAELALDAIPGLDRGYVQSVCNPAHALKAAQCWKQFLKKPGPIVVGAVPGASCFGPAYEFALLTDWLLRRYGLRSWAPITFVTPEPYIGHLGIGGMANSAELVTKLLKQKEITVLENTAISHVGPDTIYLADGRSLPFAFSMLLPPFRGPRFLREAPYLTDQKGFMPVLPTYQHPQFPSIYSVGVITQLKPPEQTPIPIGVPKTGQMTEAMGVAVAHNIAVQLKVISAPLVTPTLEALCLADFGDTGIAFLADQVLPDPITKQRRRAIAKEGLWVSWAKTAFEKFFLAKMRWGLAVPWFEHWGLNLMNLTLVKPVEDSELTKNPQPVEMK, encoded by the coding sequence ATGGCTCGGATTGTGGTGATTGGTGCTGGAATTGGAGGATTACCTATTACCTACGAACTGCGACGACTACTGCCAAAAGAGCATCAAATTACACTAATTTCCAATACTCCTAAGTTTACTTTTATTCCTTCCCTACCTTGGGTAGGGTTGAATCTTAAAGAACTTGAGAGTATTCAATTAGATGTAGAAAATCTGCTAGTAAATCGAGGAATAGATTGGATATTAGGAGGAGTTAGCCAAATTCAGCCAGAGTTACAGCAAATCGTTGTAGACGATACTGTAATTTCTTATGATTATGTAGTGATTGCCACAGGTGCAGAGTTAGCACTAGACGCAATACCAGGATTAGATCGGGGATATGTGCAATCGGTGTGTAATCCAGCTCATGCACTCAAAGCCGCCCAGTGCTGGAAACAGTTTCTCAAAAAGCCAGGGCCGATAGTAGTAGGTGCAGTACCCGGTGCTAGTTGTTTTGGCCCAGCTTATGAGTTTGCATTACTTACAGATTGGTTATTGCGACGATATGGTTTGCGCAGTTGGGCCCCTATTACTTTCGTCACACCAGAACCCTATATTGGACATTTGGGAATTGGTGGGATGGCAAATTCTGCGGAGTTAGTCACAAAATTACTCAAACAAAAAGAAATTACAGTACTTGAAAACACCGCTATTAGCCATGTTGGGCCAGACACAATTTATTTAGCAGATGGTCGTTCTCTACCATTTGCTTTTAGTATGTTGCTTCCGCCATTTAGGGGGCCGCGTTTTTTACGGGAAGCACCGTATTTAACTGACCAAAAAGGGTTTATGCCTGTACTGCCAACATACCAACATCCTCAGTTTCCCTCAATATATAGCGTTGGGGTGATTACGCAACTCAAACCACCAGAACAAACTCCCATTCCCATTGGTGTACCCAAGACAGGCCAAATGACCGAAGCAATGGGAGTAGCTGTAGCTCATAACATTGCTGTGCAACTAAAGGTAATTTCTGCACCTTTAGTAACTCCCACCTTAGAAGCACTTTGTTTAGCCGATTTTGGCGACACAGGAATTGCATTTTTAGCAGACCAAGTTTTACCAGATCCAATTACTAAGCAAAGACGCAGAGCCATAGCTAAAGAAGGGCTTTGGGTCAGTTGGGCTAAGACTGCTTTTGAGAAGTTTTTCCTAGCTAAGATGCGTTGGGGTTTAGCAGTGCCTTGGTTTGAGCATTGGGGATTAAATCTGATGAATTTAACCCTTGTAAAACCTGTTGAAGACTCCGAGTTAACAAAAAATCCTCAACCTGTTGAGATGAAATAG
- a CDS encoding beta-lactamase domain-containing protein, translated as MMLFRQLFDPETSTYTYLIADPATKFAVLVDPVLEQVERDRRLLNELGLTLKFCLETHIHADHITGTAKLRELTGCQGIVPENAQVACADRLIKDKEVLEVGSVRIEAIATPGHTDSHMAYLVNSTHLLTGDALLIRGCGRTDFQSGNAEAMYDSITQRLFALPDETLVYPGHDYRGHTVSTIGEEKLWNPRLAGRDRNEFVQLMANLNLPDPKKIMEAVPANQRCGSVAA; from the coding sequence ATGATGTTATTTAGACAACTATTCGATCCAGAAACTAGTACATATACTTATCTAATTGCAGATCCTGCAACTAAATTTGCTGTTTTAGTCGATCCGGTGTTAGAGCAGGTGGAACGCGATCGCCGATTGCTCAACGAACTAGGACTAACTCTAAAATTCTGTCTAGAAACCCATATCCACGCCGACCATATTACAGGTACAGCAAAACTACGTGAGTTAACAGGTTGTCAGGGAATCGTACCAGAGAATGCCCAAGTTGCTTGTGCAGACCGCTTGATTAAAGATAAAGAAGTATTAGAGGTAGGGAGTGTGAGAATAGAAGCGATCGCCACTCCCGGTCATACCGACAGCCACATGGCATATCTAGTTAATAGCACTCACCTGTTAACTGGAGATGCGTTGCTAATTCGTGGTTGTGGAAGAACTGACTTCCAAAGCGGGAATGCAGAAGCGATGTATGACTCAATAACGCAAAGATTGTTCGCGCTACCTGATGAAACCTTAGTTTATCCCGGTCACGATTATCGCGGACATACTGTTTCTACTATTGGTGAAGAGAAGCTGTGGAACCCTCGATTAGCCGGACGCGATCGCAATGAATTTGTGCAATTGATGGCAAATCTTAACCTACCCGACCCCAAAAAGATTATGGAAGCAGTACCAGCCAACCAGCGCTGCGGTAGCGTCGCAGCTTAA
- a CDS encoding rhodanese-like protein, whose amino-acid sequence MTTSRANRLQTINAQTLKQLLDQKAVTPIDVREPAEFAGEHIPGATLVSLSNFDPRKIPQEGNIVLYCRSGNRSTMAAQKLFDAGFTKVTHLHGGISTWKEAGYPTTINQNAPISLLRQVQIVTGSSVFIGTVLGAFVSPWFLLLSGFMGAGLIYSGITDTCILGMMLAKLPYNQRSSV is encoded by the coding sequence ATGACTACTTCTCGTGCGAACAGATTACAAACTATTAATGCCCAAACTCTCAAACAGCTGCTTGACCAAAAAGCTGTGACACCGATTGATGTTCGCGAACCAGCGGAATTTGCGGGCGAACATATCCCAGGCGCAACCCTAGTTTCCTTATCCAATTTTGATCCTCGCAAGATTCCTCAAGAGGGTAACATCGTTCTCTACTGTCGCTCTGGAAATCGCTCGACAATGGCTGCCCAAAAGCTATTTGATGCTGGATTTACAAAAGTGACTCATTTGCATGGTGGTATTAGTACTTGGAAAGAGGCAGGTTATCCTACCACAATCAACCAAAATGCTCCAATTAGCCTACTACGGCAAGTTCAGATTGTTACAGGTTCCTCTGTCTTCATAGGTACTGTACTAGGAGCTTTTGTTTCTCCCTGGTTTTTACTTCTTAGTGGCTTCATGGGAGCAGGGTTAATCTATTCGGGTATAACAGACACTTGTATATTGGGGATGATGCTGGCGAAACTACCCTATAACCAGCGGAGTAGCGTATGA
- a CDS encoding putative conserved domain protein, translated as MTLWIIGHLLALCIGVSLGLIGGGGSVLALPILVYVMGVPPKSAIAMTLVIVGTVSLLGVIPHWRAKNVSLKTAIIFGSATMLGAFIGAKIATLPVVTETFQMMLFAIMMLLAAVFMIRRSSQPVAADRQLGFYPQPVCKYCWLWLMTEGLGVGILTGLVGVGGGFAIVPALVLLGNLPMKKAIGTSLLIIIFNSVTGFLGYLGHVSLNWNLMLSFIVAASLGTIPGAYLAQFVPAQKLQKTFGYFLLAVAALVLVQNRHHSQSPQTSKHPPAKIAQHYFRG; from the coding sequence ATGACGCTGTGGATTATTGGGCATTTACTGGCTCTGTGTATTGGTGTGAGCTTGGGCTTAATTGGTGGTGGTGGTTCGGTGCTGGCGCTGCCAATTTTAGTTTATGTCATGGGTGTACCTCCCAAATCTGCGATCGCCATGACGCTGGTAATTGTCGGTACAGTTAGTTTGTTGGGAGTGATTCCCCACTGGCGAGCCAAGAATGTCAGCCTCAAGACTGCAATTATCTTCGGTTCTGCAACGATGTTGGGTGCATTTATCGGAGCAAAAATTGCCACACTCCCAGTAGTCACCGAAACCTTCCAAATGATGCTGTTTGCAATCATGATGTTGCTAGCAGCAGTGTTTATGATTCGCCGTAGTTCTCAGCCTGTCGCCGCAGATCGACAGCTAGGATTTTATCCCCAACCTGTTTGTAAGTATTGCTGGTTGTGGTTAATGACTGAAGGCTTAGGGGTGGGGATACTAACTGGGTTGGTGGGTGTGGGTGGTGGATTTGCTATTGTCCCAGCCTTGGTACTGTTAGGAAATCTACCCATGAAAAAGGCGATCGGTACATCACTGCTGATTATTATCTTCAATTCAGTTACAGGCTTTTTGGGCTACCTGGGACATGTTTCTCTCAATTGGAATCTCATGTTGTCCTTTATTGTGGCTGCAAGTTTAGGCACAATTCCCGGTGCATACTTGGCTCAGTTTGTACCAGCACAAAAACTTCAAAAGACCTTTGGTTATTTTCTCCTAGCAGTTGCAGCGTTGGTACTGGTGCAGAATCGCCATCATTCACAATCGCCTCAGACATCAAAACATCCACCTGCCAAAATCGCACAGCATTATTTTAGAGGTTAG
- a CDS encoding dienelactone hydrolase → MQITKRNVELRVNDSLMRVYVAAPKAEGVYPGIVFYSDIYQLGGPIVRLANYLAGFGYVVAAPEIFHRLEPIGTVIEPDDLGRMRGNDDARRTAIADYDADCRAVIEFLKTESAVSPDKIGALGFCIGGHLAFRAAFQPEIKASVCCYPTGIPSGKLGQGIADTIHRVSEIKSEMLLVFGTLDPHIPEPDRQTIIQSLENANVPHKVFLYEAEHTFMRDDGYRYDSAAATSAWSEIVTFLERIFAN, encoded by the coding sequence GTGCAAATTACTAAGCGCAATGTCGAATTAAGAGTAAATGACAGTTTAATGCGTGTCTATGTAGCGGCTCCTAAAGCAGAAGGAGTTTATCCAGGTATTGTATTTTACAGTGATATTTATCAGTTAGGCGGGCCGATCGTTCGTTTAGCTAACTACCTAGCAGGATTTGGTTATGTAGTCGCCGCACCAGAAATTTTCCATCGCCTTGAACCAATTGGTACAGTTATTGAACCCGACGATCTCGGTCGGATGCGAGGGAATGATGATGCACGCCGAACTGCGATCGCAGATTATGATGCAGATTGTCGTGCAGTAATTGAATTTCTCAAAACAGAAAGTGCAGTTTCTCCAGATAAAATAGGTGCTCTCGGCTTTTGTATTGGCGGACATTTAGCTTTCCGCGCAGCCTTTCAACCCGAAATTAAGGCTTCCGTCTGCTGCTACCCGACAGGTATTCCCAGCGGTAAGCTAGGTCAGGGAATAGCTGATACAATCCATCGGGTGAGTGAAATCAAAAGCGAGATGCTATTGGTATTCGGTACTCTCGACCCTCACATCCCAGAACCAGACCGCCAAACCATAATTCAATCTCTAGAGAATGCGAATGTACCTCACAAAGTTTTTCTCTATGAAGCAGAACATACATTTATGCGCGATGACGGTTATCGCTACGATTCCGCTGCTGCTACCTCTGCTTGGTCGGAAATAGTAACTTTTTTAGAACGGATATTTGCAAACTGA
- a CDS encoding regulatory protein ArsR gives MLETSPAALGQIADYFKVLSEISRLQVLCSLRSGSKNVSEIIAITGLGQANVSKHLQILTKAGMIKRQPQGVSVFYEIADPLIFEICELVCDRLSIRLEQQSQQLKQLETLRNSQNIGVTA, from the coding sequence ATGTTAGAAACTTCACCTGCTGCTTTAGGGCAAATTGCTGATTATTTTAAAGTACTATCTGAAATTAGCAGACTTCAAGTTTTATGTTCTCTGAGGTCAGGTAGCAAAAATGTTAGCGAAATTATCGCCATCACTGGATTGGGACAAGCCAATGTATCCAAACATCTGCAAATTCTCACCAAAGCTGGGATGATTAAGCGTCAACCGCAAGGGGTGAGTGTGTTTTATGAAATCGCCGATCCGTTAATTTTTGAGATCTGCGAACTAGTGTGCGATCGCTTATCAATTCGCCTAGAACAACAGTCACAGCAGTTGAAACAGTTAGAAACGTTGCGTAATTCCCAAAACATTGGTGTAACGGCATAA